Within Chitinispirillum alkaliphilum, the genomic segment AAACAGTGTAAAAAGTATGTTGCTTGTTTTATAACAAAGGGTTAGCGTTGATTTGCAACGGGTTCACTGCCGTATAGGCAGCTTAGAAATCAATGCTTCTCAGAGAGCTTTCCCGCAATGAGTTCACTGCCGTATAGGCAGCTTAGAAAATCATGGGGCTGGTGGATCCGCTCCCATGAGTGTTCACTGCCGTATAGGCAGCTTAGAAATCTGGCGTTCGTCGTCAGTCCATACCCGATCCGTTCACTGCCGTATAGGCAGCTTAGAAACTTATATGGTCATCCCGCAGCACCCGAACGACGTTCACTGCCGTATAGGCAGCTTAGAAAATCTACTAACAAATATACTACCAAAAGCTACACGTTCACTGCCGTATAGGCAGCTTAGAAAAACAGCGGGTACAGGTCTGTGAGCTCCAACAGGTTCACTGCCGTATAGGCAGCTTAGAAATCTGCAGCGTGTCTACCTCTTATTAGTCCATTGTTCACTGCCGTATAGGCAGCTTAGAAACCGACCTGTATTTGATGTAATAGTAGCAGGTGGTTCACTGCCGTATAGGCAGCTTAGAAATTGTTGTTTTTGCAACAGACCTTGCAGCACCTGTTCACTGCCGTATAGGCAGCTTAGAAATGCTCCCCGGCGGATACTGCAATCTGATTACTTGTTCACTGCCGTATAGGCAGCTTAGAAACAAAATACGAGACACAAAAAAGGATTGCGGAAGTTCACTGCCGTATAGGCAGCTTAGAAAAACAAATCACCATCTATAATGATACGTGCGTGTTCACTGCCGTATAGGCAGCTTAGAAATTTGAGTAAGGTTCGGGAGATGGTGGAGTATTGTTCACTGCCGTATAGGCAGCTTAGAAATGGACGGAAGAAGAGTTGTAAACCGCAGAAGAGTTCACTGCCGTATAGGCAGCTTAGAAATTTTATTAATTCTACTTTCTCTGAAAGCCCGGGTTCACTGCCGTATAGGCAGCTTAGAAAGTTTATCTTTATATCAAGCTCAAGCCCTTTTTGTTCACTGCCGTATAGGCAGCTTAGAAATCAGGCAACTCTTGATGTTGATGGGGATAGTAGTTCACTGCCGTATAGGCAGCTTAGAAATGTGCGCCATCAAATTGTTTCTCACCGTTTTGTTCACTGCCGTATAGGCAGCTTAGAAAATCAAAAATCCTTGAATACGGAATCAGCTGGTGTTCACTGCCGTATAGGCAGCTTAGAAATGTAATGAAGAAATGTATTGAATTATAACGTAGTTCACTGCCGTATAGGCAGCTTAGAAAGGGTGAAAAATATTTGTTCCCTGGCAAAAAAGGTTCACTGCCGTATAGGCAGCTTAGAAATGTTCGCTGTTGCGTTTATCTGCTCTTATGTCGTTCACTGCCGTATAGGCAGCTTAGAAAGGTAATGCCGGGTATGGTTGCCAGTCTGTTTTGTTCACTGCCGTATAGGCAGCTTAGAAATGAAATGAGGATAAAATTTTCGCCCCGACCTGGTTCACTGCCGTATAGGCAGCTTAGAAATGTTTCACCTTCATACTGCCTGACGAAACTATGTTCACTGCCGTATAGGCAGCTTAGAAATATGGTTCCGGTTAAACCCTCAAAAGATACACCGTTCACTGCCGTATAGGCAGCTTAGAAAGTTCGGGTGTCCTCAACACCTGAAACCTGATAGTTCACTGCCGTATAGGCAGCTTAGAAATCCAGATCCTATAGGTTGGCCGCGCCTGTCTACGTTCACTGCCGTATAGGCAGCTTAGAAATGATAATCTCTCAGTGTGATAATCATGCGTCTGTTCACTGCCGTATAGGCAGCTTAGAAATTATTCGAGGTGCATCTGACTTACGCCTTGCAGTTCACTGCCGTATAGGCAGCTTAGAAAACAATCTCGCCTGTTGGGTGTAACAGCGACACGTTCACTGCCGTATAGGCAGTTTAGAAAAACAGATGAGTAAAGTCGCCTTATTTGCCGTGGTTCACTGCCGTAGGCAGCTTAAGTAAATTCCCCTGACAAGGCATATGATAGATGTTCTGTTTTCACAGCCATACAGGTCAGTTTTCACGGCGAATGGTTACACACCTTACCCGCATGCGCCCGGAGTGATTCTTTCTTTTTTGTGAACCTTGTATTATATTTCAAACAGCTCAGTTTTCCACCTCTTTTACAAGGCATATATAATGGATTACAGATTTGCAGCAATAGACTTTGAAACTGCAGATTATGGCCGTGATAGTGCGTGTGCGCTCTCTGTAATAATAGTTGATGGTACACAGATTGAGGAAAAACACAGTTATCTTATCAGGCCACCCCGCAAGCAATTTACCTTTACCAATATCCATGGTATTACCTGGGAAGATGTTGAGAACAAATCAAGTTTCCCTGATTTATGGCCAACGATACAAACTCATTTTGAAAACATATCCTTCATTGCTGCTCACAACGCTCCTTTCGACCGTTCCGTATTAAAGAAATGTTGCCTGGTTCATTCCATTCAAGTACCTCAGATCCCCTTTTTGTGTTCTATGAAACTGGTAAGAGGGGCTTTAAATCTCTATCCAACAAATTTACCCCATGTATGCAGTCGATTTGGTATAACCCTGAAACATCATGATGCGGAATCGGATGCATTGGCATGTGCAAAAATCATTATATCATGTGTACAGCAGGGAATAATTCTTAAACCATTTATTGGTTGATTTGGCGCGGCGTCCTTCCGGGGTCGGACCTGAATTTATCAGTGTAACTGCCCAAACCTGACTGTAATTAGCAAAAACATCTGTGTTCCGCTCAGAAAGCATAAGGGTCGAGTGTCGGGGGGCAGGAGGATTTAAAGTGTAGCCAATCTCCCCTCGATACAGCAGGGGAATGCTTTCCCCACATGCAAAATCCCCCAAAAAAGCCAACCGGCTAAAATCAAACCCACCTCCACACCCACCACACTTCCTTTTTTTCTCCATGCATATTCCGTCCCTGACGGGCCGGGGAGATTTTTTTTGTATAATCGGTTTTATAAACATTTCGCCCCTAACGGTGCTGCCGGAACAAAAAACAATGTGGGACATCAGGCACGGGGTTATAGGTTTTGCTGCGTAAGTTCTAAAACAATTCGCCTACCGAGAGAGCGGATAAACGAGGTACCTACCCCCCGTCTATCAGTGCAGTGATGCGAAAAAAAGAATTCATAATCCCGTTTACGGCTGTTCTGTTTTCTCACTCAGGGTCCAGAGTGTATCCTTGTCTCCAATCAGATCAACCCACACGTTCCTTGAATCGGATCCCCAGTTAAAACTGTACTCAGAGAAAAAATACCCCTCAGCAGTCACGTATTTGTCGATCTGTTTTTCAAAGGGAGTTGATGGAACCACACGGTTCAATGTAACTACATGACGAGGGTAACCAATAATTTTTCTGGAAACCCTTTTCTTTAGTGTATAGGTCTTATTGTTAAAAGTATAGGTATCGATTTGTTCTGCACTGATACGGGATTTGGGAGCAGGTGAAAAAATCAACCATAGGATGTTAAGAATAATGTAGGAGGAGAGCAGAGTTGCAGCAAGTCTTTTGAACAGATTTTTTTTATTTGATAGATAAATACGCCAGATTATTTCAGCAATAATGGTTAAGGCTGAAAAATAAAGAAATACATTGAACAAGTCGTTTTGAAAGGAAACTCCGGTCAGATCTAAAACAAAAGACATAAACAACACAAGAAGATAGAGTATAACCCTTTGTGTTTTCAGAAGTTTGCATTTACAAAGAAAATACCCCAATGTGACAACCAACAAAGGAAAAAGTGCCTGAGTGAGAAGAAAATTAAAGTTCATGAGTAGATTCCTGCGTAGTATTAGGTTAGTGTAGAGAGATAAAATATGTGTAACCAGGAAGACAAACGATGTAGGAAAATAGTTCTGCCGACACCTGAATACCACAGGAAAGTGTCAACAGAACAGA encodes:
- a CDS encoding DNA polymerase III subunit epsilon yields the protein MDYRFAAIDFETADYGRDSACALSVIIVDGTQIEEKHSYLIRPPRKQFTFTNIHGITWEDVENKSSFPDLWPTIQTHFENISFIAAHNAPFDRSVLKKCCLVHSIQVPQIPFLCSMKLVRGALNLYPTNLPHVCSRFGITLKHHDAESDALACAKIIISCVQQGIILKPFIG